The genomic stretch GACTCTTGGAAACTCGAGTTCTTtagtataaacaaaattatgCGCAATAGCGGTAAAGAATGTGATTCGAATaaggatatttttaatacgtaATATCTTTATTTCAACACTTATgctaataaacaattttaatatatatatatatgcagtAGCTACATATAGTgagtataataaattattaaatttccaaCATTTTTTAACAGTCGTGAGAAAAAGTTAATTGCGATGAAGATAAGAATTcgaaaattattctaattaacgAAAGGAATGTAGATCCTAAAAGAGACATATTTTGATCGTCATTATGAATCATTATAATATACtaagttataataaataataataaaaatgcaaGTAAGTGGATATTAAATTTGTAGCAGAGATTAGAATTCGACAGGATGTTACAATTCtcaattataaattacatatagaAATCGATAAACGAATTGTAATTACtgatataaaaaatgatgaatattaattcttttcaTCCGAAAGTAATCCTGAAATACTGCTTTGTGACATTTGAGAAGAAGCAGCAATCGGCAAACTCTCTCCACTTGTTGTAGGATTTTTACACAATCCCAGAACTTGTAACGCTATATTTAAAGTTTCCGAAAAACCAGAAGCAGTATATCCGTTATAAAATGCTTGTAAAATATCGATAGCTTCTTCCAAAATTGATAAATGccgatagaatttttgttgAACGTAATTTATCAAATAACCGATTGTCGTTTCCAGCCACACGATTGccttagaaaataaatttgctgTTTCTTCTATAGGATTTAATATGCATCCATAAATGAAACTTAATGCGGTATTGATGAAGGTAAAAACTTTGTTCtcaaattcttttaaaataccagcaatatattcataatcaagtttaaaataattaaaaagatcttgAATATGAGTGATAAACTTTACAGTGCAACCTTTCAACCTAATTACGCTTTTCAAAATAGGAGTAACGATACGGAAAGATTTTCTTATAATATTCAATAGCGTTTCTAATTTCTCgggatgttttaaaattgcttCAAGGCGCGTTACTCCGATTTCTATTAACTCAGGTAGATCTTCAAGTTCAGTAAATAAAATTGCATCTTCAGTTATGTTCAGTAAGTGAACCAACGGAGATTCAGGCTTTAAACTTTGCCCAGCGTCTACAACGTAATGAAAGAACTTGTTCAgttcacaa from Bombus huntii isolate Logan2020A chromosome 8, iyBomHunt1.1, whole genome shotgun sequence encodes the following:
- the LOC126868250 gene encoding uncharacterized protein LOC126868250, with protein sequence MKYKCSRVFLSYVVLCTATFSAASENQTVITTAIKNRIRNPLSELLQDDLPIVLQSLQLYTTSAEKEIFNGEDRDSGKIKNEVEEDNLKLIDNSKKLSKREVTDSLTWEFSKAKFEHSESSPHDPLESNSCETEAASHGHRHKVGIIVHEYFCELNKFFHYVVDAGQSLKPESPLVHLLNITEDAILFTELEDLPELIEIGVTRLEAILKHPEKLETLLNIIRKSFRIVTPILKSVIRLKGCTVKFITHIQDLFNYFKLDYEYIAGILKEFENKVFTFINTALSFIYGCILNPIEETANLFSKAIVWLETTIGYLINYVQQKFYRHLSILEEAIDILQAFYNGYTASGFSETLNIALQVLGLCKNPTTSGESLPIAASSQMSQSSISGLLSDEKN